A stretch of DNA from Rickettsiales bacterium:
AATGAGATGTAAGGGGTTTTATTTATTATGGGATTTTTATATTATGTGCAAAAATTTAACTTATTGTACAAGCTTTGCACATGTATTAGGTTTTAAGTATAGTCATTCAGCCGAACTTTATTGGCATTGTTTTTGCTCAATATATACTATTGTAAAGGATTACACCCTTAATATTAATATATTATATCCTACAAATCTCAGAGAATTTATTAGATGATTTTGATAAATTCCCTTGTTAATCGATATATTCTAGGCTTATCTTCCAGATTAGCATTTGGTTATGCTATTTTTATGTCATTTATAGATTTGCCCCAAAAATTAAGTGCATTTGTTTTTGCTTTTATAAGTGTTTCAGTATGTTATTTCTATTTTAGAAAAATATAATGGAGTTGAAGTTTAATGAATTAGAATAAGTGAGACTAATTTATCATTATTCATGTTATAGGAGTACTAAAAAAATTAGAAAGCTATGAGGTGGTTTTAATGGTAGATGCATTGTTTGAATCTGTTAAAATAGGAAATTTAGAATTGAAAAACAGATTGTTTATGTTAGGAATGCATACAGGTTATGCAGAAAAAAAGGAAATATCGGAAAGAGATAAGGCCTTTTATAAAGAAAGAGTAGAGGGAGGAGTTTCTGCTATAACTGTTATTGCAGCGGTTAATGATGTGGCTGGACCACCAGATATGCATTTTTTAGATGATGATAAATATATTGAAGGATTTAAAGAATTAAGTAATTTAATGCATGAAGGTGATTGTAAATTAGTTGTGCAATTATTCCATACGGGAAGAAATAATATACCCATGTTAATTGGCAATAAGCAGCCCGTAGCACCTTCAGCGGTACCTTCGCCAATATATAAGACCGAGCCATGGGTCATGACAAAGGAAGACATTGAAAGTACCATTAAAGATTTTGGGGAGGCGGCCTTAAGGGCTAAAAGAGCAGATGCTGATGCTATTGAAATCAGCTGTAGTGCTGGTTATTTACTTACTCAGTTCCTATCGCCGAAAACAAATCTAAGAACCGATGAATACGGAGGAGCGGAAGTCAATAGAATCAGATTTCCTAAGGAAGTTATTGCTAAGGTTAGGGAAAAAGTTGGAAGTGATTTTCCCATTATTTTAAGAATTTCAGCCTCGGATATGTTGGGTGGATATGGTATAGATTTTATGCAGCGGTTTACTAAAGATGTTGAAGATATGATTGATGCAGTAAATGTTACTGGAGGATGGCATGAATCACCTGTTCCTCAGATCACAAGACATATTCCCTATGGAGGATATGATTTCTTAGCTGAATCCATTAAGGATGGCATTTCAATCTCAGTTATTGTTTCAAACAGAGTTCATGATCCCGAGGTATCAGTAAATATAATAAATACTGGCAAAGCGGATATTATAGGACTTGGACGACAGTTAATCACTGATCCGGATTATCCTAATAAGATTAGAAACAAACAAAAATATAGAAAATGTCAAGCTTGTAATCAAGGTTGTATTGAGAGAGTCTTAAAATTTAAGGATGTTAAATGTGTATTTAATCCCGAGGTTGGAAAGGAAACAGTTGAAATAGAGAAGACTAATATGCCAATAACTATCCTTATCATTGGCGGCGGACCAGCAGGCATGGAAGCCGCTAGAGTTAGTGCTTTAAAAGGACATAGGGTCATCCTATGTGAAAAAGAAGGAGTGTTGGGTGGAAAGGTAGTCGTTGCAAGTAAACCACCCCATAAGGAAACCTTTATAAATTATGTAGAGGTTACAGAGGATAGAATAAGAGAACTTGGAGTGGAAATAAGGCTCAATACTGAAGTAACATGGAAATTGATTGAAGAGATAGGGCCAGAGCATGTATTTGTTGCTACTGGCAGTAGCCCAATCATACCTCAAATCGATGGGATTTATGGATCAAATGTTTTAACGGCAGAGGAAGTATTATCCTTCTCTGATGATATGATTCAAAATATTTTACAGCAAGATGTTCTGATTATAGGGGGTGGAATTGTAGGTCTTGAAACTGCGGAGCTTCTAATTAGTAAATTGATTCCCAAAGTATATTATCAAAATTTTAAAGCAAAGTATATACCTCAAAAGCTGATGCCTCAGCTTTTAATTAATCCAAAGGAAATTGAGTTTGTTACATTTCATAGTGATTCTAAAAATTCACCTAAAATCACAGTAGTTGAAATGACCAATAAAATTGGAAGCGGATTAGGTGGATATAAATGGATTATGACTAAAGAACTTAAGAGATTAGGCGTTGATTTGAGAAAGAATACAAAGGTTATTTCCATTGATAAAAATGATGTAACTTTAAAAACGAAAGAGGGTATGGAAAAAATAATTGCTAATACTATCATACTAGCGGCTGGTTATAAACCTGTGGGAAGAAAACTTACTGGATATCTCCATGAGCATGGATTTAAGTATGATGTCATTGGGGATGCCAAGAAAGTAAGAAAAATTATGGATGCCCATGATGATGCATTTGATGTGGCATTAAAAATAAAAAAGGAGATGTAAGTATGGCATATGGGACAAGAGTCAAACTTGAAAAGCGGGAAAGTATAGGTATTATAACCCTATGCAATCCACCTCTAAACCTAG
This window harbors:
- a CDS encoding FAD-dependent oxidoreductase, which produces MVDALFESVKIGNLELKNRLFMLGMHTGYAEKKEISERDKAFYKERVEGGVSAITVIAAVNDVAGPPDMHFLDDDKYIEGFKELSNLMHEGDCKLVVQLFHTGRNNIPMLIGNKQPVAPSAVPSPIYKTEPWVMTKEDIESTIKDFGEAALRAKRADADAIEISCSAGYLLTQFLSPKTNLRTDEYGGAEVNRIRFPKEVIAKVREKVGSDFPIILRISASDMLGGYGIDFMQRFTKDVEDMIDAVNVTGGWHESPVPQITRHIPYGGYDFLAESIKDGISISVIVSNRVHDPEVSVNIINTGKADIIGLGRQLITDPDYPNKIRNKQKYRKCQACNQGCIERVLKFKDVKCVFNPEVGKETVEIEKTNMPITILIIGGGPAGMEAARVSALKGHRVILCEKEGVLGGKVVVASKPPHKETFINYVEVTEDRIRELGVEIRLNTEVTWKLIEEIGPEHVFVATGSSPIIPQIDGIYGSNVLTAEEVLSFSDDMIQNILQQDVLIIGGGIVGLETAELLISKLIPKVYYQNFKAKYIPQKLMPQLLINPKEIEFVTFHSDSKNSPKITVVEMTNKIGSGLGGYKWIMTKELKRLGVDLRKNTKVISIDKNDVTLKTKEGMEKIIANTIILAAGYKPVGRKLTGYLHEHGFKYDVIGDAKKVRKIMDAHDDAFDVALKIKKEM